The genomic DNA TGGTATTTGTAGAGAGATAAACGAGATTAAGTAGGTGATTTTTAAAATGATCGAAATTAGAAACATGAGAGAAGAGGATAAGGATTTTATTCTAGACTTATCTTCACGTCTAAGCGATATCGAATATATGAGTTGGAGAGACCGCCAACAAATGCAGATGAAACAACGAGAAATTGTAAAAGAAGCAATCGACTCGAACACTTCAACAGAAGAGATCTTTGTTGCTGTCGATATCCACGGAACCCAAATGGGCTTTATCCATCTCACGGAGAGTCGTGATTATTTTACAAATGAGAAGCAAGCTTACATATCGTTACTTGCTGTTTCCAAGGAAGGTGAAGGGAAAGGGATTGCAAAAAGGTTGATGGCCCAAGCTGAAGATTGGGCTAAGAACAAGGGTTATAAACAATTGACGTTGAATGTTTTCTCTAGCAATGAAAGAGCGGTAGGATTTTATGAAAATTTAAGCTTCCATAATGAAGTTCAAAAAATGGTCAAAGAGCTGTAGAGTGCACCTTAATCCTTCACACATTTCTCCGGATTAAACGTGATCGGCTGCCATGGTTCGTTGCGTTGCTTTCTGAATTGTGCAATCTCGATATCGTAGCCATTGGTCAGTTCGGCGAAGAGGATCCGATACAAATAGCCATCGGTCCCTTTGAAATCAATCTGTTTTACGTATCCGTGCTGAACTATTGGATAGAGCTTGTGGATAAGCTTACACCAGTTTCCATACATTACTTGGACCGCTGCTTCGGCATCGTGATTCCAACCGTGATAGGGTGCACAGAGGAAATCCTCACCCTGAAGCTTGAAGTCCGCAATTTTATAGCGGGCTTTTTCCTTTTTCAAAAACATGAATCCGTAGTAATAGGCGAAAGTCGTGTTCCCTTGTATCGTGCCTTCAATCGTTTCAATTTCAATGAAATATCGGAGCTCGCCTGGATGGTCAGGATCACGCGTAGTTTGTGTCATTTTTATGAGGTTGATGTGTCCGATACCTTGGAATGAATCGTAAAATGCCTCGTAGTCCACTTTTTTCTGATACGAATCTGTGAAAAAGCTGTAAGCGACTGGGTAAGGAATTCGAGCTGATCCTACTGTTCCGCAACCTCCCATTTTCTCCCCTGAAAAATTGGCTGCTTCCCTCAGCACACTGAAATAATAAATGATCGTGTCGTCAGGCGTTGCCGTCAAAGCATACGGCAACTCTATTTCTTCTGGCTCCAACTTCAAATAGGGGTTGAAGAAAGAGTATTTTTGAATTTTGGTGTTCAATGCAGGATAGCAGGATGGCCGGAAATATTTTTGGTTGATATCGACGTCATGAAGACGAACATTCGATCCAGCTTCTTCAATTTTTACAGGTGTGGAATAGGAAGCCCCCATCACTAATCTTTCAACTGACATGACAAATCCCTCCCCAATTCATTTTATTGAACGATTGATGAAACATGTGAAGTTCATTGTTTTTTCTGAATCTTTGTGCTATGTTTTCTAAGTCACAAGCATGAGAGGAGTGATCATTATGAGAAAAGTCAAAGTAATGATTGAAACAAAAAGGGGCTCTGAGGATTAAGGTGAAAGGACATGTTTACCTGCCTTAGAGAAAAGACGTGAAAAAACATCATCATCGGAGGTAAATATGACACATATGACGTATACGAAACTATTGAATACAACTCTCGAAAAATATGTAACGAGCGGTGCGGAGGCAGCCTATGAGTACATATCTCGGTATGCCGGCGAAATGAATGAGGATCATGCACAAATCTATAATTTCCACTATTCTTTAGCGGCCGCTTCGGGACATGAAGAAGAAGCACTCACAATCATGAAAGAAGCTATTTTAGATAAAGGTCATTGGTACGCTTATGACTATTTGATTGAAGATGATGACTTGAATTCTCTTAGAAAATATGAGGATTTTCAGAAAATGGTCGAGTTGTGTAAAAGGCGAGAGGAAGAAGCAAAAAAAGCGGCTAAACCCAAGCTTGAAATAATGCATCCAGATATGGAGCAAAAGGAGTCGCCATTGTTGATCGCTCTGCATGGTAATCAAGAAAGTTATAAACGAACAAAGGAAAATTGGCAGTCAATCGTATCACAAGGTTATATTCTCGGGATGCCTCAGTCCTCGGAAATTGAATTCTCGGGTGGGTACTCCTGGGATGATGTTGAAGGAGGAACGAAGGAACTTCAAGGTCATTACAAAGAAATAATTGAACATGAAGCGATAGATAAGGAGCAGATCGTCTTAGGTGGATTTTCAGCTGGAGCACGTGTTGCCTTAAATGCCATTTTAAAAGGCTCAATCCCGGTAAAAGGGTTCATTTTCGTAGGGCCCTGGTTACCTGAAATTGATGAGGTGTCAGATGAATTGTCTCGTTTGGCGGAGATGGGCATAAAAGGCTATGTGATCTGTGGGGATCAGGATGAGGATTGCCTTGAGAGTACGGAACGGTTTGTTGAACTGCTCAAGGAAAAGAATATCCAACATACTTATCATCTCATAAAAGGTCTTGACCATGATTACCCGGAGGACTTCCACGAAATCCTGGACTCTGCCATTCAATTTATTACAAAAGGATATTAAAATGAGAAAGCGATGCGGATGCGCATCGCTTTCATTATTTTCTAGTAGTTTGAGAGCAGTCAGTCTGAGATAATAATAGGAAACAAGAAGAACTGGAGTTAACGTCGTGAAAACTATACTTGTCATCTTCATCTATACG from Pseudalkalibacillus sp. SCS-8 includes the following:
- a CDS encoding alpha/beta hydrolase, producing the protein MTHMTYTKLLNTTLEKYVTSGAEAAYEYISRYAGEMNEDHAQIYNFHYSLAAASGHEEEALTIMKEAILDKGHWYAYDYLIEDDDLNSLRKYEDFQKMVELCKRREEEAKKAAKPKLEIMHPDMEQKESPLLIALHGNQESYKRTKENWQSIVSQGYILGMPQSSEIEFSGGYSWDDVEGGTKELQGHYKEIIEHEAIDKEQIVLGGFSAGARVALNAILKGSIPVKGFIFVGPWLPEIDEVSDELSRLAEMGIKGYVICGDQDEDCLESTERFVELLKEKNIQHTYHLIKGLDHDYPEDFHEILDSAIQFITKGY
- a CDS encoding GNAT family N-acetyltransferase, with the translated sequence MIEIRNMREEDKDFILDLSSRLSDIEYMSWRDRQQMQMKQREIVKEAIDSNTSTEEIFVAVDIHGTQMGFIHLTESRDYFTNEKQAYISLLAVSKEGEGKGIAKRLMAQAEDWAKNKGYKQLTLNVFSSNERAVGFYENLSFHNEVQKMVKEL